A DNA window from Drosophila pseudoobscura strain MV-25-SWS-2005 chromosome 2, UCI_Dpse_MV25, whole genome shotgun sequence contains the following coding sequences:
- the LOC117185637 gene encoding histone H2A: protein MSGRGKGGKVKGKAKSRSNRAGLQFPVGRIHRLLRKGNYAERVGAGAPVYLAAVMEYLAAEVLELAGNAARDNKKTRIIPRHLQLAIRNDEELNKLLSGVTIAQGGVLPNIQAVLLPKKTEKKA, encoded by the coding sequence ATGTCTGGTCGTGGTAAAGGTGGCAAAGTGAAGGGAAAGGCAAAGTCTCGGTCGAACCGTGCTGGTCTTCAGTTCCCTGTGGGTCGTATTCATCGTCTACTTCGCAAGGGCAACTATGCCGAGCGTGTCGGTGCCGGCGCTCCCGTTTACCTGGCAGCCGTGATGGAATACTTGGCCGCTGAAGTTCTCGAGTTGGCTGGCAATGCTGCCCGTGATAACAAGAAGACGAGAATTATCCCTCGCCATCTGCAGCTGGCCATCCGCAACGATGAGGAGTTGAACAAACTGCTCTCAGGCGTCACCATTGCTCAGGGTGGTGTGTTGCCCAACATCCAGGCCGTTCTGCTGCCCAAGAAGACTGAGAA